A genomic region of Zea mays cultivar B73 chromosome 6, Zm-B73-REFERENCE-NAM-5.0, whole genome shotgun sequence contains the following coding sequences:
- the LOC103630205 gene encoding pentatricopeptide repeat-containing protein At1g20230, which yields MGMPHSSSLHHFLRHVSFPPDPHLLPTAFKSCPTLPLARALHAVAEVSGLARDPFVASSLLHAYLRLGTTGNARALFDGMPRPQRTVVGWSALVAAHAARGDAEGAWRLLEEMRRDGGVEPNVITWNGLVSGLNRSGRARDAVVALATMHGEGLLRPDATGVSCALSAVGDVGLVSVGQQLHGYAVKAGCRADACVVTALIDMYGKCGQAAEVVRVFDESSHMDVASCNALIAGLSRNAQVCEALRLFKEFVDRGVELNVVSWTSIVACCVQNGKDLEAVEFFREMQAQGTEPNSVTIPCVLPAFANVAALMHGRSAHCFALRKGFLHDVYVSSALVDMYAKCGRVKDARIIFDTMVSRNVVSWNAMIGGYAMYGEAVNAVWMFHSMLKCKQKPDMVTFTCLLAACTQAGLTEEGRHYFKEMHNEYGVSPRMEHYACMVTLLGRAGKLDEAYDLISDMPFEPDAYIWGSLLGSCRVHGNVDLAEVAAEKLFHLEPENAGNYVLLSNIYASKKMWDRVNRVREMMKDVGLKKEKGCSWIEIKNKVHMLLAGDDSHPMMTAIIEKINQLNIQMRKLGFVPSTDFVLHDVEEQEKDDILAVHSEKLAVALGLISTSPGTTLRVIKNLRICGDCHEAMKFISSFEGREISVRDTNRFHHFSGGKCSCGDFW from the coding sequence ATGGGCATGCCCCATTCCAGctccctccaccacttcctccgCCACGTTTCCTTCCCTCCGGACCCGCACCTCCTCCCCACCGCGTTCAAGTCATGCCCGACACTGCCGCTCGCCCGCGCTCTCCACGCCGTCGCCGAGGTCAGCGGCCTCGCGCGGGACCCCTTCGTCGCCTCCTCGCTCCTACACGCCTATCTCCGCCTCGGTACCACGGGCAACGCCCGCGCCTTGTTCGACGGAATGCCGCGCCCGCAGAGGACCGTCGTCGGCTGGAGCGCGCTGGTCGCGGCGCACGCGGCGCGCGGGGACGCCGAGGGCGCCTGGCGCCTGCTCGAGGAGATGCGGCGGGATGGCGGCGTGGAGCCGAACGTGATCACCTGGAACGGGCTCGTGTCCGGGCTCAACCGCAGTGGCCGTGCCCGGGACGCggtcgttgcgctggcgaccatgCACGGGGAAGGGCTCCTGCGTCCTGACGCCACGGGCGTCTCGTGCGCGCTGTCTGCTGTTGGGGACGTCGGTTTGGTTTCGGTGGGCCAACAGCTGCACGGATACGCTGTGAAGGCAGGTTGCAGGGCGGACGCCTGCGTGGTCACCGCCCTCATCGACATGTACGGGAAGTGCGGCCAGGCTGCAGAGGTTGTTCGGGTGTTTGATGAGTCCAGCCACATGGATGTTGCTTCTTGCAATGCCCTTATTGCGGGACTATCTCGGAACGCGCAAGTCTGCGAGGCACTAAGGTTGTTCAAAGAGTTTGTTGACCGGGGAGTTGAGCTGAATGTCGTGTCCTGGACCTCGATTGTTGCTTGTTGTGTGCAGAATGGTAAGGATTTGGAAGCTGTCGAGTTTTTCAGGGAGATGCAGGCACAAGGGACTGAACCAAACTCTGTCACGATCCCTTGTGTGCTGCCAGCGTTTGCCAATGTTGCAGCTCTGATGCATGGGAGGTCAGCGCACTGTTTTGCTCTCAGGAAGGGCTTTCTCCATGATGTTTATGTGAGCAGTGCTTTGGTGGACATGTATGCAAAGTGTGGCAGGGTTAAGGATGCGAGAATAATATTCGATACAATGGTATCTCGGAATGTGGTGTCATGGAATGCGATGATCGGTGGCTATGCTATGTATGGAGAGGCTGTGAATGCAGTTTGGATGTTTCACTCAATGCTGAAGTGCAAACAAAAGCCTGACATGGTCACCTTCACCTGCTTGCTTGCTGCTTGCACGCAAGCTGGCCTCACAGAGGAAGGGCGTCATTATTTCAAAGAAATGCATAATGAGTATGGTGTTTCTCCGAGGATGGAACATTATGCATGTATGGTTACTCTTCTAGGACGTGCTGGCAAGCTTGATGAGGCATATGATCTCATAAGTGACATGCCCTTTGAGCCAGATGCTTATATTTGGGGTTCATTATTAGGCTCTTGCCGGGTTCATGGCAACGTGGATCTGGCTGAGGTTGCAGCAGAAAAGCTCTTTCATCTAGAGCCAGAAAATGCTGGTAATTATGTCCTTCTCTCTAACATTTATGCTTCTAAGAAAATGTGGGATCGGGTTAATAGGGTTAGAGAGATGATGAAGGATGTAGGCTTGAAGAAGGAAAAAGGCTGTAGCTGGATTGAGATCAAGAACAAGGTGCATATGTTGTTGGCTGGTGATGATTCACACCCTATGATGACTGCGATAATTGAGAAAATAAACCAGCTTAATATTCAGATGAGGAAGCTAGGCTTTGTACCAAGCACAGATTTTGTCCTACATGATGTGGAGGAACAAGAGAAAGATGATATTCTTGCTGTTCACAGTGAGAAGCTAGCTGTCGCTTTGGGACTCATAAGCACTAGCCCAGGAACAACCCTTCGGGTGATAAAGAACCTCCGAATTTGTGGCGACTGCCATGAGGCAATGAAATTTATATCATCTTTTGAGGGGAGGGAGATATCTGTTAGAGATACCAACAGGTTCCATCACTTCAGTGGTGGAAAATGTTCCTGTGGGGATTTTTGGTGA